Proteins encoded by one window of Hylaeus volcanicus isolate JK05 chromosome 7, UHH_iyHylVolc1.0_haploid, whole genome shotgun sequence:
- the LOC128879914 gene encoding uncharacterized protein LOC128879914 yields the protein MGRPTAATQLLILLYLTIRSTSTNGEVVESTRFGPSAADRIVPRGTIAINDDNVERSAEFLAVRSPGKINNEILTPADNQSDVQGRDIVPSGLDQQVDQSGMVILAANDTKNTESLEHALAIAEYEPQRIVKKAKRKTSRSDSLNSDSTVPISENAGQPDVDNTYYEVPRSPQPKKLQQNFKLVRETLKSPDTESKLKPTATGYLYPVAGPAKVTRQRYSKDRPSRNPQTTASLEDSKLENILPGDSRGPTSVIAPSIEDSNSAKAPRRKKTRKRLAEKGWNRLDAARSQDTANSYVGDPPTTRGATKYRRLASLVKYDAAHRLVSPETNRESGSDNLPHQSTAPGGNRWANNGNSRTNASRSNDGESTGGDLRTTDPIRSPPGLNRKLHGRKDNRRSSTEHIRVTSSPPVPAVRQKSLEYTETVTEWTLVPYRIQPSSEETNLSGDERLERKSLQHGYINDLKDPPVTPGLDVYQNIKAPGVVVYTVSPVSTTELPSTPTNPYSASLVFYPTRTPGQRYQVSTEDSWISRGKLNREKDWSSDEMKTEGRVTDGVAEATNLGSDEDESKDQRRAEVHVILDEGHPSKSGDSVEDRQEYIKDERNGLTDDKHNQYDDNKHRQGKDDVEHGGDSLHQPTQENQRHQKDGGGGGGNSKFEKGEGAEHMEGHHASEGEEGKKVHKSWHDHEEANKGHSDKERQSNHFDEKDGKQKEHEEEGGYHQHHEGGEKSAKEAEFDEKGEHQKGYNTKGQHSVHKKDEYEKRTEFFDEFDEDGEEEEDGEYHREYKHAKGGHEKVSHHKEGDHEEKYGKEEKHEKGEMHHEDKGHKISEGRDTHYDHDETHGKKEKHEGGKKWEYKKGDEGNAGGKDEKSD from the exons ATGGGCAGACCAACCGCGGCTACACAGCTGCTCATACTACTTTATCTG acGATTAGATCAACCTCGACAAACGGAGAAGTCGTCGAATCGACGAGATTCGGGCCATCAGCTGCTGATCGGATCGTCCCGCGCGGCACGATCGCCATAAACGATGATAACGTCGAACGATCAGCCGAATTCCTGGCCGTTCGCAGCCCAGGGAAGATCAATAACGAGATTCTGACGCCCGCGGACAATCAAAGTGACGTTCAAGGACGCGATATTGTTCCTTCAGGCTTGGACCAACAAGTGGATCAATCTGGAATGGTGATCCTCGCGGCGAATGATACCAAGAACACGGAGAGCCTCGAACACGCCTTGGCAATTGCCGAATACGAGCCCCAGAGGATCGTAAAGAAAGCTAAAAGGAAGACTAGTAGATCCGACAGCCTCAATTCCG ATTCCACGGTACCCATCAGCGAGAACGCAGGCCAACCAGACGTTGACAACACTTACTACGAGGTGCCACGATCCCCTCAACCGAAGAAGCTTCAACAAAACTTCAAACTTGTTCGTGAAACCCTAAAATCGCCCGATACAGAATCAAAGCTCAAGCCTACGGCCACAGGCTACCTCTACCCCGTAGCAGGACCTGCCAAAGTGACCAGACAGAGGTATTCCAAGGATCGTCCATCGAGAAATCCTCAAACCACCGCCTCACTAGAAGACTCCAAGTTAGAAAACATCCTTCCAGGTGACTCTAGGGGGCCAACAAGTGTCATCGCCCCCTCGATCGAGGATTCCAACTCCGCCAAAGCGCCGAGAAGGAAGAAGACCCGCAAGCGTCTCGCAGAAAAGGGTTGGAATCGACTGGACGCAGCTCGTTCACAAGACACCGCTAACAGTTACGTTGGTGACCCTCCTACGACGCGTGGTGCGACGAAATATAGACGTTTGGCATCCTTGGTCAAGTACGACGCCGCCCACAGGTTAGTGTCTCCTGAAACGAATCGGGAGAGCGGATCGGACAACTTGCCGCACCAAAGCACAGCTCCTGGTGGCAACCGCTGGGCTAACAACGGGAATTCCCGTACAAATGCGTCGAGGAGCAACGACGGAGAGTCTACTGGCGGTGATTTGCGGACGACTGACCCCATTAGGAGTCCGCCTGGGCTGAATAGGAAGTTGCACGGGAGGAAGGACAACAGAAGGAGCTCCACTGAGCATATACGCGTGACCAGTAGTCCGCCGGTCCCTGCAGTGAGGCAAAAATCTTTGGAGTACACAGAAACCGTCACGGAGTGGACTCTTGTTCCTTACAGGATCCAACCGTCCTCCGAAGAGACTAATTTGTCTGGAGATGAAAGACTGGAAAGGAAATCCCTGCAACATGGTTATATAAATGACCTAAAAGATCCACCAGTGACTCCAGGCCTAGATGTCTACCAAAATATTAAAGCCCCAGGTGTTGTAGTATATACTGTCAGCCCGGTCTCGACTACAGAGCTACCCTCCACCCCTACCAACCCCTACTCAGCTAGTCTAGTGTTCTATCCGACACGAACGCCGGGCCAGAGGTATCAAGTCAGCACGGAGGACTCCTGGATTTCACGGGGGAAGCTGAATCGTGAGAAAGATTGGAGCTCTGATGAAATGAAGACGGAGGGAAGGGTGACTGATGGAGTGGCCGAAGCCACGAACCTAGGAAGCGATGAGGATGAATCGAAGGATCAAAGAAGAGCTGAGGTTCACGTGATACTCGATGAAGGACACCCAAGCAAGTCTGGCGATAGCGTTGAGGATAGGCAGGAGTACATTAAGGATGAACGGAACGGTCTAACTGATGATAAGCATAATCAATATGACGACAATAAGCATCGGCAGGGGAAGGATGACGTTGAACATGGAGGTGACAGTTTGCACCAGCCCACGCAGGAGAACCAGCGTCATCAGAAGGACGGAGGAGGCGGAGGTGGGAACAGCAAATTTGAGAAGGGCGAGGGCGCTGAACACATGGAGGGCCACCACGCGTCTGAGGGTGAAGAGGGAAAGAAg GTCCATAAGAGCTGGCACGACCACGAGGAAGCCAACAAAGGCCACAGCGACAAGGAACGTCAGAGCAATCACTTCGACGAGAAGGATGGCAAGCAAAAAGAGCACGAAGAGGAAGGCGGGTACCATCAGCACCACGAAGGAGGCGAGAAGTCGGCGAAGGAGGCGGAATTCGACGAGAAGGGTGAACATCAGAAAGGTTACAACACCAAGGGCCAACATTCTGTGCACAAAAAG GACGAGTACGAGAAGCGGACAGAGTTCTTTGACGAGTTCGACGAGGACggcgaagaagaggaggacgGCGAGTACCATCGCGAGTACAAGCACGCGAAGGGAGGTCACGAGAAGGTGAGCCACCACAAAGAGGGCGACCACGAGGAAAAGTACGGCAAGGAGGAGAAGCACGAGAAGGGCGAGATGCACCACGAGGACAAAGGTCACAAGATCAGCGAGGGTCGAGACACTCACTACGATCACGATGAGACGCACGGGAAGAAAGAGAAGCACGAAGGAGGGAAGAAGTGGGAGTACAAAAAAGGCGACGAAGGAAATGCTGGTGGAAAAGATGAGAAGTCCGATTGA